The nucleotide sequence TAAAAATCGCACTGTTGAGCGTTTGTATCTGGGGGGGAATCAAATTTATGATCAAGCGGCTAAACGCCTATCTATGTTACTCAAAACTAACCCCAATATTAAGTATTTATTTTTGAATGTTAATCATTTGGGAGATGTAGGTGCTATTGAATTGGCTGATGGTTTACGGCAAAATAGCACTTTAATTGAGTTGGGAGTTGCTAGTAATGGGATTACATCCACAGGAGGGATGGCGATTTTAGAGGCGATAGAAGGTCATCCTTCTTTAGTTAACCTTGATTTGGGTTATAGTCCCTCTACTCAAGTTTTAGCCGCTAGAGCTAATTCTCTTGGGGCTGCTGGCGCTGAGAGAGTTGGTAAATTGCTGGCAAATGACTCAAATTTATTAAGGCTTAATCTGCGAGGTAATGGGATTACAGAACAGGGTAAGATGGCTATTATTGAGGGTCTAGAAAAAAATTATCGCTTGCAACACCTGATTTTAGATGGCAAGTTAGAGCCACAAATTAAGGCTTTACTCGAACGTAACCGCAACTTAAATTCATCGGATAATTTATTGCCGCGTGATGTGGCTTTAATAAGGAGTGTCTATCGGACAAAATAATTTAAAATCCTAGCCCCCTTTATTATTAATAAATATCCTTCACGGTGTAGAGGGAGACAGATTAAAAAAGTGCTGAATAGCTTGCCAAATTTGGGGCAAAACATTAGTTAAACTATGATCACTTTCTAGTTCAATTAATTTTACCCAAGGGCGTTCACTAGCATAGCGGCGGCTAAATGCTATGGGGATAACTTCGTCATAGCGACCCTGTAGAATTAAAGTAGGAATTGGTCTATTTAATTGGTTGAGAGAATATTGTTTAAGGTCTTCAACAAATTGATAATGAATCGGTAGCATTCGCCGCTCACCGTAATGATAAACTAATAACGAGTCTGTCTCTTGCCATTGCTTAACCTGGGCTTCTCCTAAATAAGATAACCACAGATCTAAAAAACCCAAAGCCGGCGCTAATAAAACAAGAGATTCTACTTGAGAATATTGCTGTCCTAACCAGGCAGCCGCTAACCCACCTAAACTAGAACCAATGATTCTAACAGGGGTAACGGCATCAGGAAATAAAGCAGCCGCTTGTTGTAATTGTCGTGTTAGGGTTAGTTGAGAAAAATTGCCGTCATTGAGATCAGGAATTGTCAGAGGAATTTGACAGTTTTGAAAATGATTACCGATGTATTGAGCTTTAGTGGAATTGTTGCTCGAAGCAAAACCATGTAAATAAATGTAATTTACCATACAGAATTTAGAGCCATATTTTGACAAGAATCACAAAAAATCAGTAACCCATTCATAAACGGCTACTGATCTTTTACCCAAAAAACAGATATAATAAATAAGGAATTATATAAGTTTAATTATTAACCTTCCTCGTCGGTTTCTTTGGGTTGGCTAGGAGAAGAATTATAAAGGGCATCTAATTGTTGACGAGCATCTTCCACCGTAACTGAACGCATAACTAAAAGCGGCTCACTAATAGGACGACCATTTTTATCTAATAATTCTGGGTGAATAGTTTGAGCATTGTAATAAGTATTTGCTCTGGCGCGTCTAGCATTAGCTGCCGCACTTGGATAACGACGTTGTGAGTCCATACTCACAGTGATTAAACTACGGATGAGGTTGCTAATAGCCAAAAAAGCAATTATCGTAAAGGCCAAAATGTAAAGTAAATGTAACATATTATTATGCTCCTAGAAAGATTCGAGTCTATGGGGGGTATTGATTAATTACCAAAAAAGAATTGAATC is from Gloeothece verrucosa PCC 7822 and encodes:
- a CDS encoding YqiA/YcfP family alpha/beta fold hydrolase is translated as MVNYIYLHGFASSNNSTKAQYIGNHFQNCQIPLTIPDLNDGNFSQLTLTRQLQQAAALFPDAVTPVRIIGSSLGGLAAAWLGQQYSQVESLVLLAPALGFLDLWLSYLGEAQVKQWQETDSLLVYHYGERRMLPIHYQFVEDLKQYSLNQLNRPIPTLILQGRYDEVIPIAFSRRYASERPWVKLIELESDHSLTNVLPQIWQAIQHFFNLSPSTP
- a CDS encoding DUF2973 domain-containing protein, which translates into the protein MLHLLYILAFTIIAFLAISNLIRSLITVSMDSQRRYPSAAANARRARANTYYNAQTIHPELLDKNGRPISEPLLVMRSVTVEDARQQLDALYNSSPSQPKETDEEG